The window gagcagattcacgggcagcataaggtttattgagagttggctttcataccgtaaaacaactccaaatatgcagttacatctccctctctccatctctccctcttccccctctccctctctttctccctctctctctccccttctctccctctctctctcccctctctctctccctccctcctccccctctctctctctccctctttctctccctctctctccccccctctcctcctcgctctccctctctctccccttctctccctctctctccccttctctccctctctctcccctctctcccccccccctctcctcctcactctccctctctctccctttctctccctttctctctctctcccttagttcaacgcaacacttgcggatagacaacatttttggtttttctgtcgggcgtatgaagaaacagttttcggcgtgtgcctacttttgagcaggcgacgtatagctggtcatggctgatgcagggtaacagtaagtcgatagcagctgctctctttcttttcacaatagcgtatcgcaaccctcggagtactcgtaaaagttctgtaatagtaagttacagtaggcctactcgtagctggaaaaaattagtaactcggctgctgaaggaaatgaacatgacccactatcacgaacagcggcgaatccaacgttattaagtagtggagatgtggcaattcatagacaatacaacatcatATAAGAAacacctttttgatgtggaaatttagtaggtgagaaatgcgattttccagtggctccaagaaacaaacgtttacgtgaccttctcggtacacgttggcagtaaatattaattgcatgtaaataactactcgttaatttattttatttaatgaatagtacatttgtatagctgtatagacacctttgtataggccgcagatctcaggaaaggtgcttttgaacacggcagaaaatttgccgtttaaaaagcgtgctaaccggggatttcggttaatgcgcccgagcagtgaaagaaaaacaacagaatcaccacacctttatataagccgtttggctcaaatcgtcagagaaaagtagcggttaatagtccatattacgaaattacgatattacgaaattacgataattagtactcatattaattcggttggtttcgttcgaccgaatggaaaaagaaagaccgctctataatttatttaccgttactacacatattaattcagttcgcttcgttcgactgaaattcgtacgacgataaaaggaaagaccgctctataaggcggacacacaatcaatcaatcacacatgcacacagacaacgattgccgtttatatagtagatactcatgctacagacagtactgtttcggctattgaagcctcatcagtgcagcccAGAGCTTAAGCAAGAGACCCAAATCCCAtaaccaatgagagttgatttcctgccatgaaacaactaggttgcctcacagactttaaaaaagtcaatgtgctggcactagagggctcaaatcacaaaagtgatgagctctGCACAAAGGCTAACAGTGctgcacctctcacagagtgcccAACCAaaccgatatatatatatatatatatatatatatatatacatatatatatatatatatatatatgtatatatttacattttaatgaacatgttttactaaatatttgCAAACTTGATCAgtgtttattttattgaaacatACCATAAATGTACTATTATATTAAGGCCTATAGTATCTTAtgctatattatacaatatcacGTTATATGGTGTTtaacaacatataatatatcGTAAATACCTTTTTCAAAgtataaaactaaattattcTTTTATAATTGAGGAACAACCATTATGATGCATTCATCTAAACTAGGTTCGACTGCTGTTAAGGCAGCCAGCTAAACTGGACATTACAGACCGGAAAGGAAGGACTGCTCTGATGCACGCATGCCTAGTAGGTAATGCGAGTGCTGTGCAACTCCTTCTTGATGCTGGCTACTTCGACCCTGCTATGAGAGATCACCGTGGCAACGCACCCATCCACTATGGCGCGATAAGCGGTGACATGGAAACTGTTGGTGAGATACCATGGTCTATTCTAAATTACTAATATGCAACTAGTTTCCTCATCTGATAGCTGATTGGCTGCTTTGCATTTTGAACATTTATATTCAACTTTTCTCAACGAAACTGTCTACAATGCTTGTATGCTTATGTTCTAGAATGGCTGAACAAAGTCTGCCAAAGTGATTACCAAAAAGTGAGGTAAACTCGctgataaaaacaataatagtaataacttcAAAAATGCTCAGACAAGTATTGCAAAAACACTTCTTTTTGATAAAAGTacttttaacaataataataataataacaacagtaataataataatattgttttataaaaaacagCAGAACAACTAAGGAGTGAATACTCAAAGTCAAATTGCAAGTCAAATTAAAGATTTAAATTGAGCATTGCTATTGTGTATTAGCTGTTAcctctatatatacatttctcaaagttgttCATGCAAATTGTCTGCAAGTTGGTCATGCAAATTGTACACACGCGTGTGTACGCGTGTGCACGCGTGCGTGTAGGCGTGAATGTAGGCGCATATGTAtgcgtgtgtatgtatgtggaagtgtatgtgcgtatgtgcgTGTTTACGTATGTACATGCGCATGTATGCGTGTACGTATGTGTATGTGttcagctatagttattaaattctttgaattaaaaTTCCACGTTCTgacggatttgaactcacgacgaatGCATCCACAGATTTTTATGTCCaggcactctaccactgagctacctAAGGCATTTTGATCAAGGAGGTTATTATATTTCTTATACTGTATGCACACGATAATCATTTTACCATTGCGCCCACGCATTAAAATGCCcaattaagaaatatttttcgtaaggttcaattactacatctggggtcaaggccgattcttctcacgcggacaattatattatctccttaggaagagcctcgacattctctctccgttcagtcATACAAAGACAGTACGGTATTTCatgtttacatttgtaccagtatcgagaggtaccaatatcattgtttttaaagtattgatggatagcttctggtagaacagtaatcttttgttatacacacacacacttctatgcacaaattgttattattaatttagcatattctgaatttttattttgttttctcagtttgtattaattgtatcattaccgaatcatcttttattgtaattgtagcaaaaccgacttaatttagcttttacttggtagttattttacatttacatctaaacccttttatttcttttcagttgttttgacctgtacaaaacattttcatcatgatataaagtttgaaagttacagttgttggaaaaagtttgaaaacctctacagttgtttttattttttcttaaattatttcagctacacaaaacacttttttcatgatatatagtttgaaggttagaatggcaaatgttattatatgttaaatacaaatcaattttctgtgcaaagattttTCTATTACCTGATCAACTCCGGGTAGTACAGGTAGTTGACTCATACCTATACACAGAAAGTATAGGTACTTCACAAAAACCTCCATGTAATTAAAGAGTTTACAAAGACCTGAAAACGAACACGATTTGACATAAGCTAACAGCTAAGACTGTTTAGATATCAAAAGGCCAGCATAACTAACCATCAAAACAGTCCTTTTTTTAAAAGAATGAcatcaaacacttttttataaacataatgCCATTTTTTGCAGTTATTCTGTTAGAGCACTTGAAGAAATTTCGCGTTAAAACTGACTTGCGAAACGATCAAGGCTTGACGCCATTACATGTTGCCTGCAGTCAAGGTCACATTGAAGTTGCAAGGTGGGTAGCCTACATCAAAATACTTTATAGAgtattataaattaaataaaataccatAAAGATATGGGTGAGATTTAAATATAACAATGAAAACCTGGAAGAGAATTGTGCAAGCTGAAAAGGACCTTTACAAGAAAGATTTGTCTTCCCTTTTCTAATTAGCAAAGTATATAATTATTTGCTAACCAAAAATGCTTTAGTAGTCTGAATATAGGTTAATAGCTAAAGCACAGACAGAGCGGTTAGGTTATGGATTGCTAGAGTAGCAACAAACAAAGGAAAGATGAAATAACGATAACGACAAgatataaaagcattaaaaatgcTACAAGTATACAAAACAGATTAATTACAGATAAAATGATGAGTTAATaacaaacaaaagtaaaaagaagaaaaattttttttttcttattatatCTTGACATCCTTTTATAATCTCATGAAGATTTTTCTATTGTTGGTTATAATAGCCACAGGtttcctttttgttttgcaGGATTATCAGAGGAGGGGTTGCAGGTGTATCTAATAGTCGTACTCACCCTTTGAAACAGCTGCATGTATACATGTGCAGCTGCGTGTATACATGTGCAGCTGCGTGTATACATGTGCAGCTGCGTGTATACATGTGCAGCTGCGTGTATACATGTGCAGCTGCGTGTATACATGTGCAGCTGCGTGTATACATGTGCAGCTGCGTGTATACATGTGCAGCTGCGTGTATACATGTGCAGCTGCGTGTATACATGTGCAGCTGCGTGTATACATGTGCAGCTGCATGCATACATGTGCAGCTGTATGCATACATGTGCAGTTGCGTGTATACATGTGCAGCTGCATGTATACATGTGCAGCTGTATGCATACATGTGCAGTTGCGTGTATACATGTGCAGCTGCATGTATACATGTGCAGCTGTGTGTACACATGTGCAGCTGCGTGTATACATGTGCAGCTGCGTGTATACATGTGCAGCTGTATGTATACATGCGCAGCTGTATGGAAATGTGATGCAAATTATGgcaaaataagataaaaacaactttggtTCTAAAAAACTTGAGTTGCAAAAGTAATTGTTGCGTGTATATATTCTAGTTGCTATACCATTCTTGTTTTAAACCACATACTCATACTCTtctatcaaaatatttgaaaccataaaaacttttatttcttAAAGATACCTTCAACAAGAAGGAGACTGCTCTCTAACTGTAAGAGATGGTATATCAAACAGGACGCCGAGAGAGTGGATAGAACAGGCATGTGATATTCCAGAGTACATGGATCCCTTTGGAAGAGATATTGATGCATCTGTTATCACTCCTAAGCAGCCGGAAATCCTTGAAGAGCTCATTGACAACTCTAAAATTCgaatatttttattcatgaaGGAAAAGCCAGACATTGATAGCGACGAAAAAGTGACTATCGCTGTAAGGCCTCCGTGGGATATCAGCACTAACATTGCTGCACCTCCAAAATATCTTTCCAATGGTTTACTTAACCCAGCAAGAACTAGACCAAGTTCTGCAAGTGACTGTCGACACTATAGCGGAGCAGCTACCATGCGTCCCTTCAGTGCACCGTGTGGGTATCCTGAATATAGCTCATGGAAACATCCAATGGATCTTCAGCCATATCTAACTTTGTCAGAAATGAGAAACTTTCGAAGATATTCCTCAGTTACTGACCTAAGAGCTGCCGAAAACAACCCTGTAGTTAGAACTAAGGCTTCTCGGCTTTTAGCGAGTCGCAGTTCTACAggctaaaattatttaaaactgatTCTtccagaaatttttttttctcaagaATAGCATGACTGTTCAGTCTTTGGCAGTGTCATCGGAAATTAATCATTATAAAGTAGCCTATTTTAAAGCTCTTCAAGTATTTACATATGGAAGCAGCTGTGCTGCCTGAATAACCTTTTGATTTGCTGATACTGATGGATTTTGATTTAGTAATTGCTTAATGAACAATTTAGGAGTGATTTTAAATACGTCAAATGGAGAGCCATTTTGGTCATGATGCTTTTTATGATAACAGTGCGGCTGTAAGAATTTAACTTACTGACTTGTTTACAGGAACTTTACCAACATATATTAGTACTTGAGGCCTCATTGTTAAACAGTTTTCTCACCATTTCCTGTCGATTAATGCTTTAGTGCGCTACAGATCACTTCTGACTCGCTACAGACCACTTCTGACTCGCTACAGATCACTTCTGACTCGCTACAGATCACTTCTGACTCGCTACAGATCACTTCTGACTCTCTACAGATCACTTCTGACTTGCTACAGATCACTTCTGACTCGCTACAGATCACTTCTGACTTGCTACAGATCACTTCTGACTCGCTACAGATCACTTCTGACTCGCTACAGATCACTTCTGACTCGCTACAGACCGCCTCCGATTTTCTAAAAGCTACTTGTAACaaactttatatatttttaatttttgcatcTTCCAATCTCTTCTACATTTTTTATACG of the Watersipora subatra chromosome 4, tzWatSuba1.1, whole genome shotgun sequence genome contains:
- the LOC137395069 gene encoding uncharacterized protein, translated to MNTIHNAIERRNYLQFDILSNQRIGLNKPDAQGLTPLMKVNHEPNKTNATEMVRLLLRQPAKLDITDRKGRTALMHACLVGNASAVQLLLDAGYFDPAMRDHRGNAPIHYGAISGDMETVEGDCSLTVRDGISNRTPREWIEQACDIPEYMDPFGRDIDASVITPKQPEILEELIDNSKIRIFLFMKEKPDIDSDEKVTIAVRPPWDISTNIAAPPKYLSNGLLNPARTRPSSASDCRHYSGAATMRPFSAPCGYPEYSSWKHPMDLQPYLTLSEMRNFRRYSSVTDLRAAENNPVVRTKASRLLASRSSTG